The Hemicordylus capensis ecotype Gifberg chromosome 11, rHemCap1.1.pri, whole genome shotgun sequence genome includes the window CAGATCAGGGAGTATCCTACCAGAGGCCTATGACATTCTCACTAACTCCTAGTCTCTGCTGCCCTCTTGTGTTTCCAAACTACAATCACTATCCATGTGCCAGGCAGAACACTGTTTACCACAGCACACCAAGGGCACACTGGATGTGACAGTTGCAGACTCATGCACAGCCTCAGGGGGTTTTTTGGATTTAAAGGGAAGCACAGGCAGCAAGGAAATGGGGCTTTTATAGCTTTGCCCTTTCCCTCATAGTGTGGCAGTTTCTGAGTACATGAGGGAAAGGGCCATCCCCTTCCTATCTGTGCTTCACTTTAAATCCTCCCCCTTAATAGGgatttagcaaaaaaaaaaactgaGGCTGCACATGAGTCTGCAACTGGCATGTCCAGTGTGCCCTTGGAGTGCTACGGTGGTGAACAGCTTACAAATTGGTTTGGAGTAGAATAGTGTGGGAAATTGTATAGGGCTGAGCAACCACATCACATTTTAAATCAccctcacactcacacacatgctGCACCCCAGCTCAGAGACCATCAGCAGGACTCAGCACCATCATATCAAGTAGCCCACATGCTCTGCAGACATGGGTGGTTCTGAGCCACCCACTGCTGTAGGTATCTAAAGAACTACTGGCGGTCTTGGTCATGCCAAACTAAGTCGTGCAATATAACCCATTGAGACTTTGCATTTAATAATTGAttttgcccacacacacacacacacggcagacaCTTTCCCCACAACTTTGGATCCATTTCCTAGATATACAGTATATCTATATAATCAGCATTTTAACTGTGTCTATGAAAGCCTTTGTCCTGGTTAGACATTGCCCATAGAGAATTCTGTTATGAGCAGTTTAGAGAGCAGTAAGGATATAGTATCCTGGGTGACTGTGTTTGGCATGTCAGAATCAGCACGGAAAGCAGAAGTACTAATTTGTTTCTGTTCCTCTCCACTTTTAACTGGAAAATCAGTGTCATGGGATCTTAACACTGTTCTTTTCGGTGGGGGGAGGCCAAAGATCGATGGTTTCTTCACTATATTTTGAGCATGCTGCAAACAGGAATGTAATTTTTTGtttaatcattcatatttttagtaagtagtggctgacatccagaatacataggaacataggaagctgccatataccgagtcagaccattggtacatctagctcagtactgtctacacagatgggcagcagcttctccaacgttaTAGGCAGGTattcatgctccctaccacaagaccagctctcctcccctaattaCTAATTGagtaaattactcatgagtaattccACTGAAAGGCATGGGGTAAATTAGTCATACTAACTCATTTCAGCGGGCAGAGGCACTCTaatccctggaccttggggacccaatccgtggcctccaaggtccggggggggggcttcaaatggccggggggggggctccagcagccactccacctccacaCCGTAAACCTCTGTGTTTTTCTCTTTTATATATATGATTACAGCCGCcacatggctgaggggtggctgctagGGGGTGAGCGGTGcagtcctcccccccacacacacaccggcggTAGTGGCTGGAGCAATACTGGGCCTGTCCATACGGCCCAACATCTTTTGCCAACTGCAAGGtacgcctgcgcagttgagagatcgttgcaagcAGGGGCCAGCCCTGTTCCCAAACTAATCTTGGGTGCAATGGCTGGAGATTTATAGCCATATAGCAGAAGGACAGATATGTCAGTGTGGtgcttttgaggctggaaagAATTCTGTGGGACCAAAGACAAATAAATTGGTATGTCTGGAAGTTTTTTACAcggggcttttagttcacatctcctctggcatggagggggtgcgttcacatatcgaccAAATTTACCTCAAAGACCCTGTGAGCTatcgaggagcacttcacacacaattcaagttttttTTATTGTGCACTAAAGTACAGCCTGGTTTGTATAgcgggttaaaaaaaaaatccactttttgcattggattgggggggcaacttcgaacttgcagatAGGCCTCTCAGTAAACCTCTCAGTACAGCCTGCTATCTGAGAAAGCTCCCGGTGAGGCAGGAAGCAGCTTGTGAAAGCTTGGGCCACAATAATTGttcatctttctttctctttatgTTTGAGCCAAGGAATCTTTTCGTAACTTTGTGGTCATGAGGTAGACTGTACTCCAGAAGATTTCCTTTTGCAAAGCAGTTTGGAGATTTGTAAATTTGGAGTACTAAATTCACTGCTGTTTCCATGGCTAGCATTTTGCAAGCCAAActgaggcagggcaggcaggagagTATGTTTTGCACATCCTGTGTGTTGTTCATGGGACAGCTGGACACTCGCCTCACTGATGTTATTCATCAGCAGATTTGACGTCAGGAAGTGGGTTATGGAATTGCACTGGGTCAGCTTCTCCTCCAAAAATTGTTTATAAAGTTCCTGGACCTTTGTCTCCATATAATGATTGATCATAGAATTTGAAAGAGGCTGTCTGGGGAGAATCATGCTTCTGTCCCCAGCATCATCTCCGTTCCAGAGCTTTATAGTTTTCGGTTTTTGCAAGGACTCAGACAGACAGGATTGGCCCAATGGGATATCTTCTGACAATAAAACAGGGCCACCTGGTGGTGTATTACAAGTATGGTCCAGGACACAACCTGAATCACATGTATGGTCAGCTACATGATCTCCTCCAATGTACAGATCAGGATAATGCTGATACAGGCTTTGGGATGACCAAGATCTGTACAGGTCCAGTTCTTTTTCACAATATTGCTCTCTCCTTGGTATACGCAGAGGGGCCGAGGTGGCAATGTCATTGCATCCTTTCCTAGGTGACTTTTGGGCAGAATTCCAGGAGTGAATTTCTTGAATCATTTCATTTCCGCAACATGCCGCAGTGATTACAGCAGTCTGCTTTTCAGGTTTTGTGGGGAAGCTTTTATTTGCCTCTGTATCTGTAAGCTCGTCTTTCCAAGATTCTTCTGCAACTGTTTTGATTACCTGGCATTTATGTGATGGATACAGCTCATCTTTATAGGCAATTCCAGTCAAGATACTTTCAGCCAGCATTATGGCTGGGAAGGGAAACCATCAAATCAGTTGAGAAGGGGTTATTCCTATGAAATACAAAGAAGAAGTCACTTTgaaagccattttggaaagagaaggaaaaggaacataggaacctgccctATGCTGAGGTgggccatctagcttagtattgtctacaccgacagtggcagaggctctccaaggtttcaggaaggagttttccccagccctacatggaggctttacagacaggggtTCTACCCTggatctccttcagaagagagtgtgtgagttcacacaccagccaaacttaccccgaagacccttcgagatccttggacccactccacacacaaatcaggctttgtgctgtgaattctagcttatctcgacatatttccagatttttaaaatgctggttttaagctactttttcggAAAACGCCTGAGGAAATTGGGAGAAGCACTGACGTAGAATTATTAGCATGATGaaagggatgctctctttagaaatgcagatattgctctttaggaagctccccaccccttggctagaaggaaaacatggactcatgccatgtgaacttgtttcaaaacaaaacccaagtgcagaagggaggggctgcttccctttgagtgtagttcaaagtggtttgctcaacatttaccccacagcatgaagccatgtgcaaataactccctggagatgctgccaggtatttttgcctgcaaagcagatgctctaccactgagctacaatctcATCCTCCTACCAAAATGGCACAGGCACGAGGAAGCAAAAGGAATGTGTCATTCGGAATGTATCATTCATAATCACCAGGTATTCGCCAATAGAtatgtaggaacataagaagccacAATATAATACTATTGTGGCAtttactctaccactgaactatgaccccatcCAAAAAGAGGAAAACGTGGACACTTCCAGTTTTATTCCAGTGTTTCAAAAGAGCAGTTGTGTATTCTTTCATTAATTTTAGCTTTGCATGGCTACTTCTGCAGGGATTAAACTATTACAGTTCCTTTTTGTTTTATCCCAAGGCAAAGTAGCACTCATCCCATAATCCCTTTTTATTAggtgagggagagcaactggccctatccaaccccaatgcagcatccctcctgtgggtgttgctggtatcttccttGTTGCTTTCCCCTCCATAccgtgagcccttttggggacagggaaccatcatatgattgctattctttttctatgcaaatCCATTTgagaatttttaaaattgaaaataacaacaacaataacaacagcatGGAAGATGTTTCAAGAAAACAGAAATTCaggaaggaggagaagcaagcATCTCCCctttcattttaataatttgattgTGTATTTGGGTATGATGTGGTACACATTAGCTCTTTTATTTACCCTGATCATAGCCTTGCAGGATTGATTACTTACTATTATTCCTGTTTTTAATCAGCTGGGGAAACTGAGTTCAAGAACATGTAGCTTGCCCAAATCATTTCTTAGATCCATGACAAAATTTGAAATCAAGTTTTTCTAGTTCAATATTCAACCTGCAACAGCACTCTACTTCTCATCTTTAATCGAGAACTACTTACTCATCAAAATTGCAAGATCTACAACTGTACAGAAGTCCTTTTTCTGACATGCATGTTTCGCTGGATCCTTTTCATCGTTTGCCAAGCTACTTCCTGGTTCAGAAAGATGAGAGGGGGGAGAATTAAGCACCATGCAAGGCAGATGATTTGGGCCAAATTACATGTAATAATATTTAAAGCATTCAACTTAATGGACCTAGTTTATCTTTAGACACTAGTAACTGGATTGTTCTCTCCACCAAAGATCAGGACACTGTAATGGCCATAATCCATTTGTGCCCATTTCATTCCCTTGAGAGGTGGTCTATCTCTGATTCTCTCTGAGCTCCACCTTTCCAAAGTTGTGCTTGGAAGAAACAGAAGAGAGGCAGACAGAAGATTTGACCCATGCACTGTAAACTGCCAACAGTAGTGTTCTACAGAATTTTTGGGAAATGAAGTTTTGGGAAAATTTGGGGAAATTTTAGGGAAATTTCTGTAGTCTTCTTCAGATGTTTTGAGAAGAAAAACTGGGAAGTTTTAGAAAATTTCTGTAGTGAACCTATAGAGGTtttgggaaatgatttgactttTACTTTAAATCCTGAAATGTTGCATTTGTTTACCTATAACTCCAAACTCTCAACCCTTTTTGTATACAAACATGGATTGCTGTGCAACATACCAAAAACAATACATCATTGTATTCTTCAGATCTAACTTTCAAATCTCACAGCTCTCAGAACTGCACATTTAGGGATATAGTCACAAAAAACTGTTAACTCCAGTAGAAAAACAGCACACCATTACACCAAACAAAAGAGTGTACCATATTTGGAAGAAATGTTAGatacaaaacacaaaaacagTGAGCATCAgtctggggagaaaccatatttGAGACGTGAAAGTGGTATAAGAAAAAGATTGATctcctccactgcctccacctccgCTGCCTTTGCCCTCCTATTGTCGCCTTTGTAAATTTTTGAAAATCTACAAAATTGCTAATGCAAAATTGTGAAATGAGTATGCATATCAAGGGCAACAATGTATTTTCTCACCACCTTCAACACTGAAATACTGTAAGTAGCAGGAGTTGAAAAACTGTCTGATGCTCACATGCCCTTGGACAAGACAATTAGCTCTTTGGACCACAGTCTGTGCATTCtaacatatttaaataaaaatgactTGGGAGGTTTTGGAATAAATCAGGAAAAAATGTACCTTTTCAAACAGGGAGAGGAAACATGCTTCGTCAATCAGCTAATAAACCAGCAGCAAAGCAGGAGATTTCTTAGCTCTGGGTTTCCAAGAGACCCTCTGAATGTTAAGCTACGTTGATTTCCGTTTTTGAATACGTAAATAGAGAAGTAATCCCTGGTGGAAAAATCTGTGGTTTGTTTCCCAGTGACAGCAAAGCCAAAAGAGGATATGACTTCTGAAAAATATTGTGCAATGAGCCAAACAAACTCGTCATCTGATTTTACTGATActatttggaaacttctgttggaaACAGAAACACTACTCATTCAGTAACGAAAATGAATAGAAACTGAAAGCTTAAATTGAAAGCTTCTCAGTTGCAGTTGCAACCCTTGGTCTGCACTTTTCTGGGCTTCCAGGTTGATCCTTCTCTTGCTGCTCCCTGTAGTCAGATGGTTGGAGAGAGGTGGGAGGGGCCAAAGTAGGATAAAGTTGCACATCCCCTTCAAAACTACCTTGCAAGCATGATGCAGTGAGTTTGTGGTCCTTGGCTAGCTGGCCATATCtttagccctatccagacattaaaTTGCACGTGCATGCAGCTGTTTTGTGTGCATAACCGTATGTGCATCCATGATAAAAGTAAACTGGGGCCTCTCAAATGCAAGGTGTACATTCAAGGAGCCtcgagcagtgtacatagttatatctattctcacaataaccctgtgatgCAGGGTAGAGAAGTGGCTGACTCAGAGCCACCTCAtgatggctgaagggggatttgaactcatgtctccctgatcctagtccaacactctctaaccactacacaacattATCcctaatgagagccagtgtggtgtagtggttagagtgcttgacgaagaccggggagacccgagttcaaatccccattcagccatgagactagctgggtgactctgggccagtcacttctctctcagcctagcctacttcacagggttgttgtgaaagagaaacttaagtatgtagtacaccactctgggctccttggaggaagagcaggatataaatgtaataatgatgatgatgatgatgatgatgatgatgtgtgtgtgttgggcagATTCTCATCCCTAAACACTTAGAGAATGTGCTCCAGGGAAGTGATCAGGCTCCTCGGTATGTGTTTAGGGGTGTACATTTGCCATGTGTTTTCTACAGAAAATATGCAAAACTCTTAGGCCATGGTGTGCCTCTAAATATAGTGAT containing:
- the LOC128335620 gene encoding TLR adapter interacting with SLC15A4 on the lysosome-like, whose amino-acid sequence is MLAESILTGIAYKDELYPSHKCQVIKTVAEESWKDELTDTEANKSFPTKPEKQTAVITAACCGNEMIQEIHSWNSAQKSPRKGCNDIATSAPLRIPRREQYCEKELDLYRSWSSQSLYQHYPDLYIGGDHVADHTCDSGCVLDHTCNTPPGGPVLLSEDIPLGQSCLSESLQKPKTIKLWNGDDAGDRSMILPRQPLSNSMINHYMETKVQELYKQFLEEKLTQCNSITHFLTSNLLMNNISEASVQLSHEQHTGCAKHTLLPALPQFGLQNASHGNSSEFSTPNLQISKLLCKRKSSGVQSTS